DNA sequence from the Actinacidiphila yeochonensis CN732 genome:
CATGGCCGAGACGGAGCGTCCATGGTCGTCGGTCACTCGCATACCGGACGAATTGCCCTGCTCGGCTGACGGCTTGCGAGTGGTCGAGGAGTACGTCGTCGTCGAAGGCGAGGACGCTCAGGCTCTGGCTCAGCGCCAAGCGGACGCAATTCGTGAGGTGCTGGAGTGGCTGTACGCCCACCGCGGCGACGCGACTCGGAAAAGCCGAGCGTGAGCTCCCGCCCAGAGCCACTGAAAGGGACAGCACATGCGGGAGTTGTCATCCAGCGCTCCGCCCTGGGCCGCCGCGGTGCCCGATCGGCCGTGGTCCGTGCAGAGCATTCCGGACGCAACCGCCGTCCCGGTCAGCGTTCCGGTGGCCTGGCTCGGGCGTACGTCGACTGAAGACGCGCAGGACCCCACGCTTTCCCTTCCACGCCAGCTCCGCAACGCCCGAGCAGTCTTGCCGCCGGGGTGGGTCATCGTGGCCCACTTCTACGACGTCGAGTCCGGTCGAAAAGAGCTGGACGAGCGTGGCCATTCTCTCGCACACCGGCAGTTCAACATCCCCATTCCGCGTGACGGCAGCATCTCCGATCTCCTCGAAGAAGCCCAGCGCTCCGACCGTCGCTTCGCCGCGGTCATCTGTGAATCGATCGAACGTGTCGCCCGGCGCACTTACTTCGGCACCAAGATCGAGTACGAACTGGAGCAAGCCGGCGTTGCCCTATGCGCTGCCGACGAACCGATCGTTACCGGCCCCAGAGCCAAACGTGCCACACCGACCCTTACCCGTCGGGTCAAGCAAGCCGTCTCTGAGTGGTACGTACTCCAGATGCTGGAGCTGTCCTGGGACGGCTTCGTCGAGCACATCTCTCAAGGCTGGAATGTGGGAAAGCCTCCCTACGGCTATCTGGCCGAGAGGGTGCCCCATCCTGTCCCGGCCCGCCGTGCCGAAGGCCGTACCAAGCACCGGCTCGTCCCCGACCCAGCGCGGGCCCCGGCGGTCACCTGTATCTTCCAACTCCGCGGGCTGGACAAGCTCGGCTACGACGCCATCGCCGACCGGTTGAACCTGGACCTCGCCGGGTACCCGCCTCCGGAGCCGACCCGCGCCAACGCGGCTCTGGGGCGCTGGAGCGGGTCTGCCGTGCGGGAGATCCTCCGCAATCCCAAATACACGGGCTATCAGGTCTGGAACCGCCGCGCGACGAAAAAGGGCGGTCGCAACAATGACCCGAAGGACTGGATCTGGTCTCAGCGCCCCACTCATGAACCTCTCGTCACCAAGGAGCTGTTCGACACTGTCTCCGTAATGGGCAGTAAACGCCAAGGATCCCGCACCACCCATGGAGCCAACGCACACCCGGCCACCAAACGCTCCTACGTTTTGCGGTCGTACGTCTGCTGCGACATCTGCGGGCGCCGCATGTTCGGCAAGACTCGCCACCAGATCCCGTACTTCGCCTGCCAGCCCGATCCGAATGAGCATCGTGACCTACCGTGGTTCCCCGACCACCCCAAAAGCCTGTGGATTCGCGAGGAGATCCTGATCGCCTCCATCTCCCGCTTCTTCGCTACCAGGATCTTCGGCCCCGATCGGCGCAGCCATCTCACCACCGCACTCGAAGCCTCGCGGCCGGAAAAGGACACCAGCGATCGCATCGCCAAGGAACGCGCAGCGTTGGAGCACGCCATCAGTGCCATCGGCCAGCGTCAGGCCCGCCTCATCCGTAGCCTTGCCGACGGTCTCGGTGCCGATGACGACTCAGTCGATCTTGACCTCGATCAGGAGAAGCAGTTTCGTGACGCCATCCGCAGGGAGCACGCCACGCTCGGCTCGCAGCGCGAACAACTCGCCGAGCAACTCGCTCGTCTGAACACGCCGAAACCGGCAGCAGGCTCTGGCGACACCGCAGCTCTGCTGGATGCGCTTCCGCGCCTCGATGTGGATCTCGCTTTGGTTCCGGAGGAGATCCAACGGCGGCTCTACGACGCTTTCGGGCTTGAAGTCCGCTACAGCCGCCCCCGGGAAGAGGTGACCCTGCGGGTGACGATCCCAGGGAACATGGTTGACGGACTGGCGTCCGTCACCCGTTCGCTGGACCCGTGGAACAAAAAATCGGGCCCCCGCACCGAAGTGCGGGAACCCGATCACGGCACCCAGGACGGACAAGCCGGTCAAAACCGGCAGATCCGTTCCCATCTTCTGGGTGCCCCCGGCAGGATTCGAACCTGCGCACACGGCTCCGGAGGCCGTTGCTCTATCCCCTGAGCTACGGGGGCGACAGGAAGAACATTAGCAGGTTGGAGAGGGGGGTCGCGCACACGGTTGTCTGGGGGGCGGGCGGTGACGCGTGGGAGGGCTCCGACGGGGGTGCGGGGGCTCGCGGGTGGGTGGTGGTGGGGATGGGGCGTCAACGGGGGGAGGGGCGGCGGGGGTGTGGGCGGGACGGGTGGGGAGGGAAGGGCTGGTCAGTGCGGGTGTGAAGGGGGCGGCGGGAGGGCGTGTTCACCCGTGGCGGGGAAGAAAGCGGTAAAACGCGGACGCATCGAGAGGGCTGCGCCTACGCTTTCGGGTGTGGCGGGCGCGTCCGGCCGGGTCCTTGTCGTCGACGACAACAAGGTCATCCGGCAGCTGATCAGGGTCAACCTTGAGCTGGAGGGCTTCGAGGTCGTGACCGCGGCTGATGGTGCCGAGTGCCTGGAGATCGTCCATTCCGTGCGGCCCGACGTCATCACCCTCGACGTCGTGATGCCCCGGCTCGACGGCGTGCGCACCGCCTCCCGGCTCCGCGCCGATCCGCGTACCCGGCGCATAGCCATCGTCATGGTGAGCGCCGGCGGGCTGCCCGCCGGCATCAGCCGTCCCGGCACGGTCGACGCCTTCGTCGCCAAGCCGTTCGAGCCCGAGGCCCTCGTCGAGACGGTCCGCCGTCTCCTGCCGCGCGAGGCCGGCCCGCCCGCCGCGGAGCCCTCCGCCGACCCGCCCCCGAGCCCTCCCGGGACCATCCCGCCACCGCCCCCAACGGCTGACCCGGACCGGACCAGGAGCCGGATCCCGAAGGATTCCTTTCGGCAGCTCGTTCTCAGCCAGGCCGCGCGGCTTTCCCTTCCCCTCGCCGCCTCGCGTCGAGGACGGTGCTGGTTCCGCGCGCGGTCCGTCCTCTCGGCCCGCTCCGTTCTCCCGGCCTCTCGGCGGGGCCGTCGGCGCCGCCGGGACGCGTCCCACGTGACGAAACCCGCTCGCCCGACCACCCCCCGCCTCGCCTAGGCTTTTCCCGTGACCCCCGCCGAGCTGTCCCGCGTCGTCCTCACCGCGGTACGGCGTGCCGTGGACGCGGCCGAGCTCGCCGTCGAGGTGCCCGAGAGGGCGGCCGTCCAGCGGCCTCCGCGCGCCGACTGCGGCGACTTCGCCAGCAACGTCGCGCTCAAGCTGGCCGGTCCGGCCGGACTGCCGCCCCGCGAGGTCGCCGAGATCCTGCGCCGCAGGCTGCTGCGCGATCCCGGCATCGCCGCCGTGGAGGTCGCCGGTGCCGGGTTCCTCAACATCACGTTGAGCACGCCGGCGTACGACGAGGTCGTCCGGCGGGTCCGGGAGCTGGGGGAGGCCTACGGGACGAGCGACGCCGTGGCCGACGAGCGGGTGACCGTGGCCCCCGCCGTTCCCGGCGCCGTGCGGGGCACTCTCACCGCGGACGTGGTGAACCAGCTGCTGCGAGCCGCCGGAGCGCGTCCCGCCCAGCCCGGGGGTCCGTACGAGCTGCTGGTGGTCGTCGAACCCCGATACGACGAGCTCGGCGGACGCGAAGCCGGCGGCGAAAACGACGGCGAAATCGGTGACGAAACCGGCGGCGAAACCGGTGACGGGGGCGCCGGCAACGGAACCGATGCCGGCGCTCCCGTACCCGCTCCCGTACCCGCCACCGCACCGGGCGAGCCCGCCGCCCCGGGCCCCGCGGCGCCCTCCCTCGGCCGGCTCGAAGCGCTGCTCGGGCCCGACGCCGCCCGCTGGGCGCTGCTGCGGCCGCCCGCCGGGGACGAGCCCAGGCTCGGGCCGGCCGACCGGGCCGTCCTGCTCGCCCAGCGCGAGGCCAACCCGCTCTTCCGGGTCCGGTACGCGCACGCCCGCACCCGGGCCCTGCTGCGCAACGCCCGGGACCTCGGCGTCGACGTGGACGGCGCCCTCGACCCCCGGGAGAACCCCGAGAACCCCGAGAACCCCGGGCCCCAGTCCGCCCCGGCCCTCGGCAACGACCTGCGCAACGATCCCCGGGACCCCCCCGTCCGCCCTCCCGCCGCGACGACGCGGCAGGACCAGGACCCCGAGCGGGCCCCGACCCCGGCCGCGAGCGGCCCGCCCCCCGCCTACCACCCGGCGGAGACGGAGCTGCTCGGCCTGGTCGCCGACTACCCGCGGGTGGTCGAGAGCGCCGCCCGGCGCCGTGCCCCGGACCGGATCGCACGGCACCTGGAGCGCCTCGCGGACGCTTTCGCGCGCTTCCACGACGAGTGCCCGCCACTGCCCAAGGGCGACGAGAAACCCTCGGCCGTCCACGCGGCACGTGTCCGGCTCGCCGACGCCGCCGGGATCGTGCTGGCGGTCGGCCTGCGAACGTTGGGCATCGGCGCCCCCGACCGGGTCTGACCAGGACCGAGGCCATACCCGAGGCCGCACCAGAGGCCACAACCGGCCCCACCCGAGGAACTGTCGAGACCCGACCGGGACCTCAAAGGGACCTCAAAGGGGCCCAAACGGGACCTCCAAGGGCCCCGACCGGGACCCAGTGGAGGCCCTCGGGCGCCGGGAAGGCCCCCGCCCCGACCCCCCGGGCGGTGCCGCAAGCTCCCCTCTGGCGTGCGGCGGGCCGGAAACGGGACAGAGCGGAGAACTCGCGGGCGGGGAGCCCCGTAAGAAGATCCAGAAGCTCGACCCGTATCCACCCGTCCAGCCACCGCCCGAGCCCCGAGACATGTCAAGACATCTCCCGAACATCTCCCGAGAGCCACGAGAAGACCGCCTCGCCATGCAGACTCAGCCTCAGCAGTCCACCGCGTCCGACCAGTCGATACCGCCCCACGGGAGAGAGACCGCCGTGAGCCGTTCCGCCCACCCCGCAGGTCCCCGCCACGCCGACGTGCTGCCGCAGGAGCACCTGGTCGGGCCGCCCGCCGACCTCAACGCGCTCGACCCGCGGGTGTGGTCGCGGTCGGTCAGCCGCAACGCCGACGGCGTGGTCGAGCTGGCCGGGCACGACGTGCGCGACCTCGCCGCCGAGCACGGCACCCCCGCGTACCTGCTGGACGAGGCGGACTTCCGGGCCCGCTGCCGCGCCTGGCAGGCAGCGTTCGGCCAGGACGCCGACGTCTTCTACGCCGGGAAGGCGTTCCTCTCCCGCGCCGTCGTGCGCTGGCTGACGGAGGAGGGCCTCAACCTCGACGTCTGCTCCGGCACCGAGCTCGCGGTGGCGCTGGACGCCGGGATGCCGGCCGAGCGGATCGCGCTGCACGGCAACAACAAGTCGGCCGCCGAGATCGAGCGGGCCGTCACCGCCGGGGTCGGGCGGATCGTGCTCGACTCCTTCCAGGAGATCGTCCGGGTCGCCGCCGCGGCCGCCGCGCACGGGGTGCGGCAGCGGGTGCAGATCCGGGTGACGGTGGGCGTCGAGGCGCACACCCACGAGTTCATCGCCACCGCGCACGAGGACCAGAAGTTCGGCCTCTCGCTGGCCGACGGGCAGGCAGCCGAGGCGGTGCGCCGGGTGCTGCGGCTGGACAGCCTGGAGCTGGTCGGCGTGCACAGCCACATCGGCTCGCAGATCTTCGACACGGCCGGCTTCGAGGTGGCCGCGCGCCGGGTGGTCGGGCTGCTCGCCGAGGTCCGCGACGAGCACGGCGTGGAGCTCCCCGAGATCGACCTCGGTGGCGGCCTCGGCATCGCCTACACCTCCGCCGACGACCCGCGCGAGCCGCACGAGATCGCCAAGGCGCTCGCCGAGATCGTGGCGCGCGAGTGCGAGGCCGCCGGGCTCGCGCAGCCGCGGCTGTCGGTCGAGCCGGGCCGGGCGATCGTCGGGCCGACCGCGTTCACGCTGTACGAGGTGGGCACCGTCAAGCCGCTGGAGGGCCTGCGGACGTACGTGAGCGTCGACGGCGGGATGTCGGACAACATCCGCACCGCGCTCTACGACGCCGAGTACAGCGTGGCGCTGGTGTCGCGGGCCAGCGACGCCGAGCCGATGCTGTGCCGGGTGGTCGGCAAGCACTGCGAGAGCGGCGACATCGTCGTCAAGGACGCCTTCCTGCCGGCCGACATCGCCCCCGGTGACCTGGTGGCGGTGCCGGCCACCGGCGCCTACTGCCGGTCGATGGCGAGCAACTACAACCACGCGCTGCGCCCGCCGGTGGTGGCCGTCACCGAGGAGGGCACGAGGGTGATCGTCCGGCGCGAGACGGAAGAGGATCTTCTGCGGCTGGACGTCGGCTGATCCGAAAGCGCGGAGGATGGGCCGCCCAGCCGTAAAATCGGCGCTCATGACTGGTCTCGCGATCCGGACAAGGCGTGGCTTTGGCCATCCGGTGCGTGAGACTGGACTCCGCCAGAACCCTCCTGGCCACACGGAACTCCCGTGCGGCGGGCGAGGGGTGAACACGTCCGGCCCGCGCGGCCGGTGCCGGTCGTGAGAGCTGTCCACGAGCCGCCTGCGGCTATTTTGTCTGCCGGAAAGAAGAGCGAGGTCGGATGATGCGTACGCGTCCGCTGAAAGTGGCGCTGCTGGGGTGCGGTGTGGTCGGCTCCGAGGTCACGCGCATTCTGCTGACGCAGGCGGACGACCTCGCCGCCCGGATCGGCGCCCCCATCGAGCTGGTGGGCATCGCGGTGCGCCGCCCGCACCGGGTGCGCGAGGGGGTCCCCGCCGAACTGCTGACCACCGACGCCACCGCGCTGGTCAAACGGGGCGACCTCGACGTCGTCGTCGAGGTCATCGGCGGGATCGAGCCGGTGCGCACGCTGATCACCACGGCGTTCGAGAACGGCGCCTCGGTGGTGTCGGCGAACAAGGCGCTGCTGGCCGCCGACGGCGCGAACCTGCACGCCAAGGCGGTCGAGAACGGCGTCGACCTGTACTACGAGGCGGCCGTGGCGGGCGCGATCCCGCTGATCCGGCCGCTGCGCGAGTCGCTGGCGGGGGACCGGGTCAACCGGGTGCTGGGCATCGTCAACGGCACCACCAACTTCATCCTCGACAAGATGGACTCCACCGGCGCCGGCTACAGCGAGGCGCTGGACGAGGCCACCGCGCTCGGTTACGCGGAGGCCGACCCCACCGCCGACGTGGAGGGCTTCGACGCCGCCGCGAAGGCCGCGATCCTGGCCGGGATCGCCTTCCACACCCGCGTCACCATCGACGACGTGCACCGCGAGGGGCTCACCGAGGTGACCGCGGCCGACATCGCCTCGGCGCGCAAGATGGGCTGTATCGTCAAGATGCTCGCGATCTGCGAGCGCAAGGACGACGGCAGCTCGGTCACCGCCCGGGTGCACCCGGCGATGATCCCCCTCAGCCACCCGCTGGCCTCGGTACGCGAGGCGTACAACGCGGTCTTCGTGGAGGCCGAGGCGGCTGGGCGGCTGATGTTCTACGGTCCCGGCGCGGGCGGTGCACCCACCGCCTCCGCCGTCCTCGGCGACCTGGTGGCCGCCTGCCGCAACAAGCTCGCGGCGACCACCGGAGCCGGCGAGTCCGCGTACACGCAACTGCCGGTGAGCCCGATGGGGGATGTGGTCACCCGCTACCACATCAGCCTCGACGTGGCGGACAAGCCGGGCGTCCTCGCACAGGTCGCCACGGTGTTCGCCGAGCACGACGTGTCCATCGACACGGTGCGCCAGCAGGGCAGAAACCAGGGCAGCGGCGATGAGGCCGCCTTCGAGCAGGGCGGTGGCGGAGAGCGTGAGGGTGGCGAGGCGTCGCTCGTCGTGGTCACCCACCGCGCGACGGACGCCGCTCTCACGGCGACCGTCGCCAGCCTCCGCAAGCTCGACACGGTACGCGGCGTGGCCAGCATCATGCGTGTGGAAGGGGAGTAGACCCGCAATGAACGCAACCATCGACCGTCCGCGCAGCTCGGGCACCCACCAGTGGCGCGGCATCATCGAGGAGTACCGCGACCGCCTGCCGGTCAGCGCGGAGACCCCGGTGGTCTCGCTGCTGGAGGGGGGCACGCCGCTGGTGCGCGCCCAGCTGCTGTCCGAGCGGACCGGCTGCGACGTCTTCCTGAAGGTCGAGGGGGCCAACCCCACCGGCTCGTTCAAGGACCGCGGCATGACCATGGCCATCTCCAAGGCCAAGGAGGAGGGCGCCCAGGCGGTCATCTGCGCGTCCACCGGCAACACCTCCGCCTCGGCCGCCGCCTACGCGGTGCGGGCCGGCATGGTGTGCGCCGTACTGGTGCCGCAGGGCAAGATCGCGCTGGGCAAGATGGGCCAGGCGCTGGTGCACGGCAGCCGCATCCTCCAGGTCGACGGCAACTTCGACGACTGCCTCGACCTGGCCCGCGGCCTGAGCGAGAAGTACCCGGTGGCGCTGGTCAACTCGGTGAACCCGGTGCGCATCGAGGGCCAGAAGACGGCCGCGTTCGAGATCGTGGACGCGCTCGGCGACGCGCCCGACGTGCACGTCCTGCCGGTCGGCAACGCCGGCAACATCACGGCGTACTGGAAGGGGTACCGCGAGTACGCCGACGACGGCGTCTCCACCCGCAAGCCGCGGATGTGGGGCTTCCAGGCGGCCGGGTCGGCGCCGATCGTCAACGGTGCCCCGGTGCGGCAGCCGCAGACCATCGCCACCGCGATCCGGATCGGCAACCCCGCCTCCTGGCAGTTCGCCGAGGAGGCCCGTGACGAGTCCGGCGGCCTGATCGAGGCTGTGACGGACCGTCAGATCCTCTCCGCCTACCGGCTGCTGGCCGCCAGCGAGGGAGTCTTCGTGGAGCCCGCCTCCGCCGCGTCGGTGGCCGGCCTGCTCAAGGCCGCCGACGAGGGCCGGGTCGACCCCGGGCAGCGCATCGTCTGCACGGTGACCGGCAACGGCCTGAAGGACCCGGACTGGGCGGTGGCCGGCGCCCCCCAGCCCACCACCGTGCCCGTCGACGCGGACGCCGCCGCCGCGCGGCTCGGCCTGGTCTGACCCCCTGGGGGCCGGGCTCGCGGCCCGGCCCCCGGGAACGGCCGACCCATGGGGCCGAGGGCCCGCGGGATTCCCCCCGGATGCCCCGCCGAGGGGGTCGGGCGGAGGGGCGCGCACGGCGGCGCGCCCCGGTGCCCGCGACGGTGCGACACGCTTCAAGCGCGGTGTGTGCGCCCTATGTCGCGGGGGAACCTTGTTTCGATAGGCTTGGACCACAGGCGCACGCGGTGCGCCCACCTCCAGCGGTCGCCTCCGACCGCCCCTCCCGCTCCGCCGCCCGGCAGGACGCCGTGCCCGGGAGCGACCCGCAAAAGGAGATTCGTCGAACGATGGCCGGTCCCGCGTTCCGCGCTGCGGCGGTACGAGTGCGTGTCCCCGCGACCAGCGCGAACCTCGGCCCCGGCTTCGACGCCCTCGGCCTGGCCCTCGGCCTCTACGACGACGTGGTGGTCCGCGTCGCCGACTCCGGGCTGCACGTCGACATCGCGGGTGAGGGCGCCGAAACGCTGCCGCGCGACGAGAAGCACCTGGTCGTCCGCTCCCTGCGGACCGCGTTCGACCTGCTCGGCGGCCAGCCGCGCGGCCTTGAGGTGGTGTGCGCCAACCGCATCCCGCACGGCCGCGGCCTCGGCTCCTCCTCGGCCGCCATCTGCGCGGGCATCATGGCCGCCCGCGCGGTCACCATAGGCGGCCCGGCGCAGCTGGACGACACCGCGCTGCTGGAGCTCGCCACCGAGATCGAGGGCCACCCCGACAACGTCGCGGCCTGCCTGATGGGCGGCTTCACGGTGGCGTGGACCGAGGGCGGCGCGGCCAGGGCGGTCCGGATGGAGCCCGCCGCCTCGCTGGTCCCGGTGGTCTTCGTCCCCGGCACGCCGCTGCTCACCGAGACCGCCCGCGGGCTGCTGCCGCGCACCGTCCCGCACGTGGACGCCGCGGCCAACGCGGGGCGGGCCGCGCTGCTCGTCGAGGCGCTGACCAGGCGTCCCGAGCTGCTGCTCGCCGCGACCGAGGACCGGCTGCACCAGGAGTACCGGGGGCCGGCGATGCCGGAGACCCTGGCGCTGGTGAACCGGCTGCGCGCGGCGGGCGTCCCCGCCGTCGTGTCGGGTGCCGGGCCCACCGTGCTCGCGCTGACCGACGAGGACGCCGCTGACAAGGTCTCCCGGTTCGCGGGTGAGGGCTGGGCGGCCAACCGCCTGGCGCTCGACGCCGCCGGGGCGAGTGTCCTGCCGCTCTCCAGTGGGCAGTGACACGATTGCCGGTCGAAGAGAGGGGGAATATCTGTTGGACCGGGTAGTGTTAACCTCAAGCCAGCATTCGCCGCCCCATGGGCGCGATGGGCTGTGTCCCCGTTGTGGGACCGCACTTCTTCCGGGAGCCTCCCACACCGCATAGGCAGCCAGTCCGGTCGCACCGGACAGCCTGTCCGGACGTGTCGAGCATGCTCCGGATCTCGGTACGAGCACCTCTTCCGTGCCGAGGGCACGTATGTATCTCTGCCGCCATCAGGCGGACCACCGCCCCGGGTTCCA
Encoded proteins:
- the thrB gene encoding homoserine kinase, translating into MAGPAFRAAAVRVRVPATSANLGPGFDALGLALGLYDDVVVRVADSGLHVDIAGEGAETLPRDEKHLVVRSLRTAFDLLGGQPRGLEVVCANRIPHGRGLGSSSAAICAGIMAARAVTIGGPAQLDDTALLELATEIEGHPDNVAACLMGGFTVAWTEGGAARAVRMEPAASLVPVVFVPGTPLLTETARGLLPRTVPHVDAAANAGRAALLVEALTRRPELLLAATEDRLHQEYRGPAMPETLALVNRLRAAGVPAVVSGAGPTVLALTDEDAADKVSRFAGEGWAANRLALDAAGASVLPLSSGQ
- the thrC gene encoding threonine synthase, whose protein sequence is MNATIDRPRSSGTHQWRGIIEEYRDRLPVSAETPVVSLLEGGTPLVRAQLLSERTGCDVFLKVEGANPTGSFKDRGMTMAISKAKEEGAQAVICASTGNTSASAAAYAVRAGMVCAVLVPQGKIALGKMGQALVHGSRILQVDGNFDDCLDLARGLSEKYPVALVNSVNPVRIEGQKTAAFEIVDALGDAPDVHVLPVGNAGNITAYWKGYREYADDGVSTRKPRMWGFQAAGSAPIVNGAPVRQPQTIATAIRIGNPASWQFAEEARDESGGLIEAVTDRQILSAYRLLAASEGVFVEPASAASVAGLLKAADEGRVDPGQRIVCTVTGNGLKDPDWAVAGAPQPTTVPVDADAAAARLGLV
- the nrtL gene encoding ArgS-related anticodon-binding protein NrtL translates to MTPAELSRVVLTAVRRAVDAAELAVEVPERAAVQRPPRADCGDFASNVALKLAGPAGLPPREVAEILRRRLLRDPGIAAVEVAGAGFLNITLSTPAYDEVVRRVRELGEAYGTSDAVADERVTVAPAVPGAVRGTLTADVVNQLLRAAGARPAQPGGPYELLVVVEPRYDELGGREAGGENDGEIGDETGGETGDGGAGNGTDAGAPVPAPVPATAPGEPAAPGPAAPSLGRLEALLGPDAARWALLRPPAGDEPRLGPADRAVLLAQREANPLFRVRYAHARTRALLRNARDLGVDVDGALDPRENPENPENPGPQSAPALGNDLRNDPRDPPVRPPAATTRQDQDPERAPTPAASGPPPAYHPAETELLGLVADYPRVVESAARRRAPDRIARHLERLADAFARFHDECPPLPKGDEKPSAVHAARVRLADAAGIVLAVGLRTLGIGAPDRV
- a CDS encoding homoserine dehydrogenase gives rise to the protein MMRTRPLKVALLGCGVVGSEVTRILLTQADDLAARIGAPIELVGIAVRRPHRVREGVPAELLTTDATALVKRGDLDVVVEVIGGIEPVRTLITTAFENGASVVSANKALLAADGANLHAKAVENGVDLYYEAAVAGAIPLIRPLRESLAGDRVNRVLGIVNGTTNFILDKMDSTGAGYSEALDEATALGYAEADPTADVEGFDAAAKAAILAGIAFHTRVTIDDVHREGLTEVTAADIASARKMGCIVKMLAICERKDDGSSVTARVHPAMIPLSHPLASVREAYNAVFVEAEAAGRLMFYGPGAGGAPTASAVLGDLVAACRNKLAATTGAGESAYTQLPVSPMGDVVTRYHISLDVADKPGVLAQVATVFAEHDVSIDTVRQQGRNQGSGDEAAFEQGGGGEREGGEASLVVVTHRATDAALTATVASLRKLDTVRGVASIMRVEGE
- the lysA gene encoding diaminopimelate decarboxylase; amino-acid sequence: MSRSAHPAGPRHADVLPQEHLVGPPADLNALDPRVWSRSVSRNADGVVELAGHDVRDLAAEHGTPAYLLDEADFRARCRAWQAAFGQDADVFYAGKAFLSRAVVRWLTEEGLNLDVCSGTELAVALDAGMPAERIALHGNNKSAAEIERAVTAGVGRIVLDSFQEIVRVAAAAAAHGVRQRVQIRVTVGVEAHTHEFIATAHEDQKFGLSLADGQAAEAVRRVLRLDSLELVGVHSHIGSQIFDTAGFEVAARRVVGLLAEVRDEHGVELPEIDLGGGLGIAYTSADDPREPHEIAKALAEIVARECEAAGLAQPRLSVEPGRAIVGPTAFTLYEVGTVKPLEGLRTYVSVDGGMSDNIRTALYDAEYSVALVSRASDAEPMLCRVVGKHCESGDIVVKDAFLPADIAPGDLVAVPATGAYCRSMASNYNHALRPPVVAVTEEGTRVIVRRETEEDLLRLDVG